The proteins below are encoded in one region of Streptomyces sp. NBC_00490:
- a CDS encoding glycoside hydrolase family 3 N-terminal domain-containing protein, translating into MSPSRTVSAPRPPTSHPSGPLRSRARRPALVAALCAATLAVTGLAAAPVPTAAALPYQDPSVPVPQRVTDLLSRMTLDDKLGQMTQIEKDALVPQSDLATYRIGSVLSGGDSTVSPNNAQTWADTYDSLQRTALTTPLGIPMIYGIDAVHGHNAVRGATLFPHNIGLGATRDPALVQRVGRAVAEEVAGTGIDWSFAPCLCVARNDRWGRTYESFGEKPELPTSMATFVTGMQGTALGGDPASVLATAKHYIGDGGTTGGVDQGNTELSEAELRAIHLPPFQEAVRRGVGSVMLSYSSWNGVRAHAHKYLVTDVLKGELGFTGFVVSDWAALDQLDGQSGFTGAEITTAVNAGVDMVMVPHDYKKFLTLLRGEVNAGRIPLARVDDANRRILTKKFQLGLFEKPLTDRSLTPTVGSAEHRALARQAVRQSQVLLKNDGGILPLAKNAKLFVAGKSADDIGNQSGGWTLGWQGRSGPVTEGTTVLKGIRAAATDPSRITYDRYGNGIDASYTAAVAVVGETPYVEMHGDRPGGMGLDQEDLQTLSRLKASGVPVVVVLISGRPLDIAAQLPDWRALLAAWLPGTEGGGVSDVLFGDHAPTGKLPMTWMRSASQQPINDGDGKSPLFAYGHGLTYGTDPDPDPDPGPDPEPQPTSCTAQFKVVSAWSGGYQAEMTVKNSGSGPLTGWSVGWDLGGSTVTSLWNGSLTVAQGRATVRNAAHNGALSPGATTSFGFTANGGAGTPAPQCTGS; encoded by the coding sequence ATGAGCCCGAGCCGCACCGTGTCCGCACCCCGCCCGCCGACCTCACACCCCAGCGGGCCCTTACGTTCCCGGGCCCGCCGCCCCGCCCTCGTCGCCGCACTGTGCGCCGCGACCCTCGCCGTGACCGGTCTTGCCGCCGCCCCGGTCCCGACGGCCGCCGCCCTGCCGTACCAGGACCCTTCCGTTCCGGTGCCCCAGCGGGTCACCGACCTGCTCTCCCGGATGACGCTCGACGACAAGCTCGGGCAGATGACCCAGATCGAGAAGGACGCGCTCGTCCCGCAGAGCGACCTCGCCACCTACCGCATCGGCTCGGTGCTCTCCGGCGGCGACTCGACGGTCAGCCCCAACAACGCCCAGACCTGGGCCGACACCTACGACTCCCTCCAGCGCACCGCCCTCACCACCCCGCTCGGCATTCCGATGATCTACGGCATCGACGCGGTGCACGGTCACAACGCGGTGCGCGGCGCCACCCTCTTCCCGCACAACATCGGCCTCGGCGCCACCCGTGACCCGGCGCTGGTGCAGCGGGTCGGACGGGCGGTGGCCGAGGAGGTGGCCGGTACCGGCATCGACTGGTCCTTCGCGCCCTGTCTGTGCGTGGCCCGCAACGACCGATGGGGCCGCACCTACGAGTCGTTCGGGGAGAAGCCCGAACTGCCCACCTCCATGGCCACGTTCGTCACCGGCATGCAGGGCACGGCCCTGGGCGGCGACCCGGCGTCGGTGCTGGCCACCGCCAAGCACTACATCGGCGACGGCGGCACCACCGGAGGCGTCGACCAGGGCAACACCGAGCTGTCCGAGGCCGAGCTGCGCGCGATCCACCTGCCGCCCTTCCAGGAGGCGGTACGCCGCGGCGTGGGCTCGGTCATGCTGTCCTACAGCAGCTGGAACGGCGTGCGCGCGCACGCGCACAAGTACCTGGTCACCGACGTGCTCAAGGGCGAGCTGGGCTTCACCGGCTTCGTCGTCTCGGACTGGGCCGCACTCGACCAGCTGGACGGGCAGAGCGGCTTCACCGGCGCCGAGATCACCACGGCCGTCAACGCCGGCGTCGACATGGTCATGGTCCCGCACGACTACAAGAAGTTCCTCACCCTGTTGCGCGGCGAGGTGAACGCCGGGCGGATCCCCCTGGCCCGCGTCGACGACGCCAACCGGCGCATCCTCACCAAGAAGTTCCAGCTCGGCCTGTTCGAAAAGCCGCTCACCGACCGGTCGTTGACCCCGACCGTGGGCTCCGCGGAACACCGGGCCCTGGCCCGGCAGGCCGTGCGGCAGTCGCAGGTGCTGCTGAAGAACGACGGCGGAATACTGCCGCTGGCGAAGAACGCCAAGCTGTTCGTGGCCGGCAAGTCCGCCGATGACATCGGCAACCAGAGCGGCGGCTGGACTCTCGGCTGGCAGGGCCGCAGCGGGCCCGTCACCGAGGGCACGACCGTCCTCAAGGGCATCCGCGCCGCCGCCACCGACCCGTCCCGGATCACCTACGACCGCTACGGCAACGGCATCGACGCCAGCTACACCGCCGCCGTCGCGGTGGTCGGGGAGACCCCGTACGTCGAAATGCACGGCGACCGACCCGGCGGCATGGGGCTGGACCAGGAAGACCTGCAGACCCTCAGCCGGCTCAAGGCCAGCGGGGTGCCCGTCGTGGTGGTCCTGATCTCCGGGCGCCCGCTCGACATCGCCGCCCAACTGCCGGACTGGCGCGCCCTGCTGGCGGCCTGGCTGCCCGGCACCGAGGGCGGCGGAGTGTCGGACGTGCTCTTCGGCGACCACGCCCCGACCGGCAAGCTCCCCATGACATGGATGCGCAGCGCCTCCCAGCAGCCCATCAACGACGGCGACGGCAAGAGCCCCCTCTTCGCCTACGGGCACGGCCTCACCTACGGCACCGATCCCGACCCCGACCCCGATCCGGGCCCTGACCCGGAGCCGCAACCCACGTCCTGCACCGCCCAGTTCAAGGTCGTCTCGGCCTGGTCCGGCGGCTACCAGGCGGAGATGACGGTCAAGAACTCCGGCAGCGGCCCGCTCACCGGCTGGTCCGTCGGCTGGGACCTGGGCGGCTCCACCGTCACCAGCCTGTGGAACGGCTCCCTGACCGTGGCGCAGGGCCGCGCGACCGTCCGCAACGCCGCCCACAACGGCGCCCTGTCTCCCGGCGCCACCACCTCGTTCGGCTTCACCGCGAACGGCGGCGCGGGCACGCCCGCTCCGCAGTGCACCGGCTCCTGA